One window of the Cryptomeria japonica chromosome 7, Sugi_1.0, whole genome shotgun sequence genome contains the following:
- the LOC131063477 gene encoding G-type lectin S-receptor-like serine/threonine-protein kinase At5g24080 isoform X2 has protein sequence MTTRHSSLPHVGRFLSQTPLRVFISSGSIRLDSQISVKGKEVWKSENGTFAIGFSPVFPDEYVLGIWYASIPGNRTLVWMANRDQPVGEGGLLTLSQDGNLQLVDKGSTIWMAETTGLNVQSGEMQESGNFVLYNTNGNIVWQSFASPIDTLLPGQQLTETLNLTSWNSSTDVSTGQYSLQMVHKPDSLQLTLNYNTPYDSFNYSYWYGPKISDEVGTVVVSLDHSGSFSMGYGNSSNTLVYIYQNGNSLGDNDQILRRVTIEHDGNLRLYRWDAYNGPGWTVDWAAVLSPCATAGICGNGICNLDSKSRPQCHCPTGSYQIDSNRPSLGCLPSGTIPNCRNDNVSTAFKMVNLSQTNYYGGSSIIANYSNISSVSACGDLCLSDCSCVGSVYWISNLKPFCWTLRNLLFGGLQESSYTFFVKVGLENDTLRKHTAPSSNREKDQSRLKMTVLGTVLGTTFVLCLFCIFFSRTIFMKKKSGSLDATIFVPGNPVKFSFVDLQMATNNFRQRLGTGGFGTVYKGSLSDGTLIAVKQLERLLPHGEREFKAEVTTIGAIHHMNLVHLLGFCSEGLHRLLVYEFLPNGSLDRWLFHSNANHEPRLLDWETRYNIALGTAQGIAYFHEQCRNTIIHCDIKPENILLGEDFCSKVSDFGLAKMMGREHSQVITMVRGTRGYLAPEWVTNRPITVKADVYSFGMVILEIIGGRRNLDISLGAKNFFFPGWAFQEMMKGNITKIADKRLCGEFNESQLIRALRVAFWCIQDDVGTRPYMGSVIKMLEGTIEVNVPPMPQSVLEMMEEGLPNIYNNMKRDLNFNYSSTTTNGISLHSSKRVQSDAAFDYSSISIPR, from the exons ATGACTACGCGGCATTCAAGCCTTCCCCACGTGGGTCGGTTCCTCTCTCAGACCCCACTAAGGGTTTTTATATCATCAG GAAGCATTCGTCTCGATTCCCAAATTTCAGTGAAGGGAAAGGAGGTCTGGAAGTCCGAAAATGGAACCTTTGCAATTGGTTTTTCGCCCGTGTTTCCTGATGAGTATGTGCTTGGCATTTGGTATGCAAGCATTCCGGGCAATAGGACTCTTGTTTGGATGGCTAACAG AGACCAACCGGTAGGTGAAGGTGGACTTCTCACTCTTAGTCAAGATGGAAATCTTCAGCTGGTAGATAAAGGATCAACAATCTGGATGGCTGAAACCACTGGACTCAATGTTCAGTCAGGGGAGATGCAAGAATCAGGAAATTTTGTTCTTTACAACACCAATGGGAACATTGTTTGGCAGAGTTTTGCATCTCCAATAGACACATTGTTACCAGGACAGCAATTGACAGAAACTCTAAACCTCACAAGCTGGAATTCTTCTACAGATGTATCCACAGGCCAATATTCGCTCCAGATGGTACATAAACCGGACTCTCTGCAGCTAACACTGAATTACAATACCCCTTACGACTCCTTCAACTATTCATACTGGTACGGGCCCAAGATATCTGATGAGGTGGGTACTGTGGTTGTTTCCTTAGATCATTCAGGGAGCTTTAGCATGGGTTATGGCAATTCCTCCAATACGCTGGTATATATTTATCAGAACGGCAACAGCTTGGGTGATAATGATCAAATTTTGAGACGGGTTACCATTGAGCATGACGGTAATTTGAGATTGTATAGATGGGATGCCTACAATGGCCCTGGATGGACTGTAGATTGGGCTGCCGTTTTGAGTCCCTGTGCTACTGCGGGTATATGTGGAAATGGTATCTGTAACCTTGATAGTAAGTCTAGGCCACAATGCCACTGTCCAACTGGATCATATCAAATTGATTCCAATAGACCATCTTTAGGATGCTTGCCTTCAGGAACCATACCAAATTGCAGAAATGATAATGTATCTACAGCATTTAAAATGGTGAATCTTTCACAGACAAATTACTATGGTGGAAGTTCAATAATAGCCAATTATAGCAATATTTCATCGGTGTCTGCCTGTGGCGACCTATGCTTATCTGATTGCTCGTGTGTAGGATCTGTTTATTGGATTTCTAATCTAAAACCCTTCTGTTGGACATTAAGAAACCTTCTCTTTGGAGGCTTGCAAGAATCCAGCTATACATTCTTTGTGAAAGTCGGCCTTGAGAATGACACCCTTAGAAAACATACTGCACCTAGTTCAAATAGAGAAAAGGACCAATCCCGTCTGAAAATGACTGTTTTAGGGACTGTCCTTGGGACTACATTTGTCCTgtgtttattttgtatttttttctctCGAACAATATTTATGAAGAAAAAAAGTGGAAGTTTGGATGCTACAATTTTTGTTCCTGGGAATCCTGTGAAATTCTCCTTTGTAGATCTGCAGATGGCAACCAATAATTTCAGGCAGAGGCTTGGAACAG GAGGGTTTGGGACTGTCTACAAAGGCTCACTCTCTGATGGAACCTTGATTGCTGTTAAGCAATTAGAGAGATTGCTACCACATGGAGAGAGGGAATTCAAAGCAGAAGTGACAACAATTGGTGCCATTCATCATATGAATCTAGTCCACCTCCTTGGCTTTTGCTCAGAGGGACTACACAG GCTGCTCGTCTATGAGTTTTTGCCCAATGGATCCCTGGATAGATGGCTCTTCCATTCTAATGCCAATCATGAACCAAGGCTGCTTGACTGGGAAACTCGCTACAACATTGCTTTGGGTACAGCCCAGGGGATTGCATATTTCCATGAGCAATGTCGAAATACAATTATACATTGTGACATAAAACCTGAGAACATTCTCTTGGGTGAGGATTTCTGCTCCAAAGTGTCCGATTTTGGGTTGGCAAAGATGATGGGAAGGGAGCATTCTCAAGTCATTACCATGGTGAGGGGCACAAGAGGCTACCTAGCTCCAGAATGGGTTACCAATCGCCCTATCACTGTCAAGGCTGATGTGTACAGCTTTGGTATGGTCATCTTGGAAATCATAGGAGGAAGAAGAAATCTTGACATATCACTTGGAGCTAAAAATTTCTTCTTTCCAGGGTGGGCATTCCAG GAGATGATGAAAGGAAATATAACAAAAATAGCAGACAAGAGGCTCTGTGGAGAGTTCAATGAGAGCCAATTGATAAGGGCTCTTCGAGTGGCCTTCTGGTGcatccaagatgatgtgggtacgAGACCATACATGGGCTCAGTGATCAAAATGCTAGAGGGTACAATTGAAGTGAATGTTCCACCAATGCCTCAATCAGTACTTGAGATGATGGAGGAAGGCCTTCCAAACATCTATAACAATATGAAAAGAGACCTTAACTTCAATTATAGCTCCACCACCACAAATGGCATTAGTTTGCATAGCTCTAAAAGAGTGCAGTCTGATGCTGCGTTTGACTATTCCTCTATATCAATCCCACGATGA
- the LOC131063477 gene encoding G-type lectin S-receptor-like serine/threonine-protein kinase At5g24080 isoform X1 produces MAVIYLTWVLLIFSQCIQSSAQTAHRFSIGSIRLDSQISVKGKEVWKSENGTFAIGFSPVFPDEYVLGIWYASIPGNRTLVWMANRDQPVGEGGLLTLSQDGNLQLVDKGSTIWMAETTGLNVQSGEMQESGNFVLYNTNGNIVWQSFASPIDTLLPGQQLTETLNLTSWNSSTDVSTGQYSLQMVHKPDSLQLTLNYNTPYDSFNYSYWYGPKISDEVGTVVVSLDHSGSFSMGYGNSSNTLVYIYQNGNSLGDNDQILRRVTIEHDGNLRLYRWDAYNGPGWTVDWAAVLSPCATAGICGNGICNLDSKSRPQCHCPTGSYQIDSNRPSLGCLPSGTIPNCRNDNVSTAFKMVNLSQTNYYGGSSIIANYSNISSVSACGDLCLSDCSCVGSVYWISNLKPFCWTLRNLLFGGLQESSYTFFVKVGLENDTLRKHTAPSSNREKDQSRLKMTVLGTVLGTTFVLCLFCIFFSRTIFMKKKSGSLDATIFVPGNPVKFSFVDLQMATNNFRQRLGTGGFGTVYKGSLSDGTLIAVKQLERLLPHGEREFKAEVTTIGAIHHMNLVHLLGFCSEGLHRLLVYEFLPNGSLDRWLFHSNANHEPRLLDWETRYNIALGTAQGIAYFHEQCRNTIIHCDIKPENILLGEDFCSKVSDFGLAKMMGREHSQVITMVRGTRGYLAPEWVTNRPITVKADVYSFGMVILEIIGGRRNLDISLGAKNFFFPGWAFQEMMKGNITKIADKRLCGEFNESQLIRALRVAFWCIQDDVGTRPYMGSVIKMLEGTIEVNVPPMPQSVLEMMEEGLPNIYNNMKRDLNFNYSSTTTNGISLHSSKRVQSDAAFDYSSISIPR; encoded by the exons ATGGCAGTAATATACTTAACTTGGGTTTTGCTAATTTTTAGTCAATGTATACAGTCATCTGCTCAAACTGCTCATCGGTTTTCCATAGGAAGCATTCGTCTCGATTCCCAAATTTCAGTGAAGGGAAAGGAGGTCTGGAAGTCCGAAAATGGAACCTTTGCAATTGGTTTTTCGCCCGTGTTTCCTGATGAGTATGTGCTTGGCATTTGGTATGCAAGCATTCCGGGCAATAGGACTCTTGTTTGGATGGCTAACAG AGACCAACCGGTAGGTGAAGGTGGACTTCTCACTCTTAGTCAAGATGGAAATCTTCAGCTGGTAGATAAAGGATCAACAATCTGGATGGCTGAAACCACTGGACTCAATGTTCAGTCAGGGGAGATGCAAGAATCAGGAAATTTTGTTCTTTACAACACCAATGGGAACATTGTTTGGCAGAGTTTTGCATCTCCAATAGACACATTGTTACCAGGACAGCAATTGACAGAAACTCTAAACCTCACAAGCTGGAATTCTTCTACAGATGTATCCACAGGCCAATATTCGCTCCAGATGGTACATAAACCGGACTCTCTGCAGCTAACACTGAATTACAATACCCCTTACGACTCCTTCAACTATTCATACTGGTACGGGCCCAAGATATCTGATGAGGTGGGTACTGTGGTTGTTTCCTTAGATCATTCAGGGAGCTTTAGCATGGGTTATGGCAATTCCTCCAATACGCTGGTATATATTTATCAGAACGGCAACAGCTTGGGTGATAATGATCAAATTTTGAGACGGGTTACCATTGAGCATGACGGTAATTTGAGATTGTATAGATGGGATGCCTACAATGGCCCTGGATGGACTGTAGATTGGGCTGCCGTTTTGAGTCCCTGTGCTACTGCGGGTATATGTGGAAATGGTATCTGTAACCTTGATAGTAAGTCTAGGCCACAATGCCACTGTCCAACTGGATCATATCAAATTGATTCCAATAGACCATCTTTAGGATGCTTGCCTTCAGGAACCATACCAAATTGCAGAAATGATAATGTATCTACAGCATTTAAAATGGTGAATCTTTCACAGACAAATTACTATGGTGGAAGTTCAATAATAGCCAATTATAGCAATATTTCATCGGTGTCTGCCTGTGGCGACCTATGCTTATCTGATTGCTCGTGTGTAGGATCTGTTTATTGGATTTCTAATCTAAAACCCTTCTGTTGGACATTAAGAAACCTTCTCTTTGGAGGCTTGCAAGAATCCAGCTATACATTCTTTGTGAAAGTCGGCCTTGAGAATGACACCCTTAGAAAACATACTGCACCTAGTTCAAATAGAGAAAAGGACCAATCCCGTCTGAAAATGACTGTTTTAGGGACTGTCCTTGGGACTACATTTGTCCTgtgtttattttgtatttttttctctCGAACAATATTTATGAAGAAAAAAAGTGGAAGTTTGGATGCTACAATTTTTGTTCCTGGGAATCCTGTGAAATTCTCCTTTGTAGATCTGCAGATGGCAACCAATAATTTCAGGCAGAGGCTTGGAACAG GAGGGTTTGGGACTGTCTACAAAGGCTCACTCTCTGATGGAACCTTGATTGCTGTTAAGCAATTAGAGAGATTGCTACCACATGGAGAGAGGGAATTCAAAGCAGAAGTGACAACAATTGGTGCCATTCATCATATGAATCTAGTCCACCTCCTTGGCTTTTGCTCAGAGGGACTACACAG GCTGCTCGTCTATGAGTTTTTGCCCAATGGATCCCTGGATAGATGGCTCTTCCATTCTAATGCCAATCATGAACCAAGGCTGCTTGACTGGGAAACTCGCTACAACATTGCTTTGGGTACAGCCCAGGGGATTGCATATTTCCATGAGCAATGTCGAAATACAATTATACATTGTGACATAAAACCTGAGAACATTCTCTTGGGTGAGGATTTCTGCTCCAAAGTGTCCGATTTTGGGTTGGCAAAGATGATGGGAAGGGAGCATTCTCAAGTCATTACCATGGTGAGGGGCACAAGAGGCTACCTAGCTCCAGAATGGGTTACCAATCGCCCTATCACTGTCAAGGCTGATGTGTACAGCTTTGGTATGGTCATCTTGGAAATCATAGGAGGAAGAAGAAATCTTGACATATCACTTGGAGCTAAAAATTTCTTCTTTCCAGGGTGGGCATTCCAG GAGATGATGAAAGGAAATATAACAAAAATAGCAGACAAGAGGCTCTGTGGAGAGTTCAATGAGAGCCAATTGATAAGGGCTCTTCGAGTGGCCTTCTGGTGcatccaagatgatgtgggtacgAGACCATACATGGGCTCAGTGATCAAAATGCTAGAGGGTACAATTGAAGTGAATGTTCCACCAATGCCTCAATCAGTACTTGAGATGATGGAGGAAGGCCTTCCAAACATCTATAACAATATGAAAAGAGACCTTAACTTCAATTATAGCTCCACCACCACAAATGGCATTAGTTTGCATAGCTCTAAAAGAGTGCAGTCTGATGCTGCGTTTGACTATTCCTCTATATCAATCCCACGATGA